The Primulina eburnea isolate SZY01 chromosome 8, ASM2296580v1, whole genome shotgun sequence genome contains a region encoding:
- the LOC140839003 gene encoding secreted RxLR effector protein 161-like translates to MYAMLCTRPDICYAVGIVSRYQSNPGPEHWIAVKHILKYLRRTRGYMLVYSASELAHVGYTDSDFQSDRDSRKSTSEYVFTLGGGAVVWRSIKQSCIADSTMEAEYVAACEASKEAVWLKKFLLSLEVIPAASNAITLYCDNSGAVANAKEPRNHQRGKHIERKYHLVRDIVQRGDVTVCKITSAENLADPFTKSLHARAFEEHIQNMGVLDMTHLL, encoded by the coding sequence ATGTATGCTATGCTATGCACTCGACCAGATATTTGTTATGCTGTTGGGATTGTTAGTAGATATCAGTCAAACCCAGGACCAGAGCACTGGATTGCTGTAAAACATATTCTCAAGTATCTTCGCAGAACTAGAGGGTATATGTTGGTTTATTCGGCTTCAGAGTTGGCACATGTGGGTTATACTgattctgattttcaatctgaTAGAGATTCTCGTAAATCCACATCAGAATATGTGTTCACATTGGGTGGTGGTGCCGTTGTTTGGAGGAGTATCAAGCAATCATGTATTGCTGATTCCACAATGGAAGCGGAGTATGTAGCGGCTTGTGAAGCATCAAAAGAAGCTGTTTGGCTGAAAAAGTTTTTGCTAAGCCTTGAGGTTATTCCTGCTGCATCAAATGCCATTACTTTATATTGTGATAACAGTGGTGCAGTGGCAAATGCAAAAGAACCAAGAAACCATCAGCGTGGAAAACACATTGAACGAAAATATCATTTAGTGAGGGATATTGTTCAACGAGGAGACGTGACAGTGTGCAAGATAACATCTGCTGAAAATCTTGCTGATCCTTTCACCAAAAGCTTACATGCTAGAGCTTTTGAGGAACATATTCAAAATATGGGTGTACTAGACATGACTCATTTACTTTAG
- the LOC140837788 gene encoding uncharacterized protein encodes MTENSLSMILTNNQLVGENYIDWKRNLLIVLTAEKHKFVLNEPCPSVPTAESTVAQKQAYDKWISSDEMARCYILGSISNVLQQKHQNMDTAIKIMESLQEMFEHKGRQARQAAIRTIMNMRMKPGTPVRDHMLALIAQFNVAEVLGAEIKSETQVDMALETLPEMFSQFKVSYNMNKLNMSLTELMKELQNAESVLKTKTCDAFVVASVGPSYSKPKGKNGNKRKKPNKKGPQQNEKKLKVDGKPKGKCFHCGEKGHWKRNCQGYLASKKQDNGVPSNQKPQ; translated from the exons ATGACTGAAAATTCACTGTCTATGATATTAACCAACAACCAACTAGTCGGAGAAAATTATATTGATTGGAAACGTAATTTATTGATTGTCTTAACTGCGGAGAAACACAAGTTTGTGCTCAATGAACCCTGTCCATCGGTGCCTACGGCGGAGTCCACAGTAGCTCAAAAGCAGGCTTATGATAAGTGGATCAGTTCTGATGAGATGGCCCGTTGCTACATTTTGGGATCCATCTCAAATGTGCTGCAACAGAAACATCAGAACATGGACACTGCTATAAAAATCATGGAAAGCCTCCAagaaatgtttgagcataaaggACGTCAGGCACGACAAGCAGCCATTAGAACCATTATGAACATGCGCATGAAACCTGGGACGCCCGTGAGAGATCATATGCTTGCATTGATCGCTCAGTTTAACGTGGCTGAGGTGTTAGGGGCTGAAATCAAATCAGAGACTCAGGTTGACATGGCACTTGAGACTCTCCCTGAGATGTTCTCACAGTTTAAGGTTAGCTATAACATGAATAAGCTAAACATGTCCCTGACTGAGTTGATGAAGGAACTCCAAAATGCTGAAAGTGTTCTTAAGACTAAAACTTGTGATGCATTTGTTGTTGCTTCTGTTGGGCCGTCTTATTCAAAGCCGAAAGGTAAAAATGGGAATAAAAGGAAGAAGCCCAACAAGAAGGGTCCACAACAAAATGAGAAGAAGCTCAAGGTAGATGGCAAGCCTAAGGGAAAATGTTTCCATTGTGGAGAGAAGGGTCATTGGAAAAGAAACTGCCAAGGATACCTAGCTTCCAAGAAGCAAGATAATG GGGTTCCAAGTAACCAGAAACCTCAATGA